The Macadamia integrifolia cultivar HAES 741 unplaced genomic scaffold, SCU_Mint_v3 scaffold2510, whole genome shotgun sequence DNA segment cgtaaataggccaattttatcagttttttacctagaaacccacaccacatactaaggatgtgttaaaccactccatgcataccaagcgctctgttatctcatcggtgacattggacactgtcatgtcatcattttcatccacgtcacccaaattgACCACGTTATCACTGTCTCGtggtcgggttgccaacaaggacaaccataaagaACATCCTTGTGTGACAAAGATTCATCGAAGAGGATGAATCAATTAGTGATGACCTACTGTCATCATGACAACCGATTTCAGGTAAACAGAAAGGGAAAAGGTTAACACTTATATCTCACCAAGTAATATCGACAGTTATTAATAAAGAATGTTCTGTATTCCTATTTTCCCACATGTACCATgaccattttttcattttcataatttAGTATCAAATAAATTTTGTGAAAAAGAAGGCTACCTGATCAAGTGAATCGTGCGCCCGGATGCAAAGGGGTTGAAATATCTCCCCAATCTCTTTGAAATACAAAATACCCATCCCTATTGATGCCTTTATATATCTCCTAATTGGCTCCCTATTGATTCTAGCCACACAATCAGATAGTGTTCTTATTTCGAAcaattattaaaatataattgTAAGACTCCAGAAGCAATATTTATGTATGGAACAACATTTAGAAAGGACACTGAAGCAGCATTCAATCTTCGTAGGTGGGTGTGTCTTTTAACACCTTTGTGTTAGCTAGCTACATTTGGGCCAGGCATCTGAATCCCAAGAGTCAAACAGTGGATAGGGTTATGGGGTCAGGTTCATCTTGCAGCCAAACAGATCCGGCCCCAGcctttgagaaaaatcaaagttcGCCTTTAGGATATGTTGGTCAATTCGCTTAAGTTATTAGGGTATTTGTGTCTTTGTCACGATCAACTTTGCGAATCATTCTAGGGTTTTGAACAGGATTTCAACATCGATACAGCTGATCCAacaccaatacttagaaccatgaatACCATAGAGTAGGCATTATTTATAGAATTTCAATaatacatatatttattttagctattttaattaattgaaaTATTGGTTGGTTAATTCAATAAACTTctaacccccccaaaaaaaaatccaataaactTAAACCCATTTTTGCTAGGGCTGTCAATCGATTGGGCCGGGTCGAGCCGGGCCAAGCAGGTCTATGTTTtcggaccatgacctacctatttaaggaatgagtcggtctcGGTCAGTGTCATGTCGAGCTTGCTTAGGTTCTGAGCTTTAATCGAGCTTCTCTTAATCTAGTTAATCAGGCTATAATTAGGCCTTAAATGGAGTAATctaccaataaagccttaaacggtctttacttttcttagatttaaaatatttttacttatttggTTAAgttatcaacaattttgaaaagatcttacacttaattacacttaataattgataaaaatatcaatatataccttattctatcccaaaaaaaaaaaaaatcaaaatacctatataaacgATCGGGCTAAAGATGTCGGTCTGAGTTGAGCTTGTAAATGGGTCGGAAGGCCCATCGGGCTTATCCCTTGCACTATGTACTACCATTTATAAGCAGGCCAAACTTAagcctgacatgtttattaatcaagCCGATTTGAGTCGAACAATAAACATGTCGGACTCAATCAGATCTACCGATGCggcttgaaattgacacccttaatttttGCATAATATGATAAGAACCCTTGCCTTTTTGTAAATTGCTGATTGTGTCCCCGTACAGCTTTTTCGTTTTTTTCGTAGAATGTGGCCCCATACAGTGATGGTCGGCATATTAATGTGACAGCGATTACACCAATACCTACTTGATATTTAATGCATTGTTAAACTTTTACCGGTGTATCCATATATCATGTTTCCGTGTTTTTGGTAAAGGTATCATCTTCCTCTGATTAAAACAAAAACGTTTCGTTTATAAGTTAAGGGAGTCTCAACTTTCAGTTAGGCTCAGGCAGCATCAAAGGATTCAAACCAAACAGAATCAAATGGAATTCAAGGGAGAGAGAGCTGATGGTATGGAAGAAGTTTATGATGAACCAGTGAGCCCAACTGGCCAGTACTTCAACAGTTCAGTGCTCTCCATCTGCATCCTTGCCGCTTTGGAGTCTGACATCCCCATCGATACCTCACAGACCAACTTTTTGCTCAACACTCTTTTCATCCCAATCAACCCTCGTTTCTCCTCTATCATGgtagtctctctttctctctctagctcaTATTAATTTATATTGGAACTTGGGTAAAATTCATCTTTAAAAGCTAGTTATTAAGGAGAGAGTGTTCAAGTTCTTATAATCTCTATATGGACTATTCACTTCTGACGTGGGATTATTGCTTTCGTGGGATTCTCTTAGGTTAAAGACGAGCATGGTGTGAAACAATGGAAGAAGGTGGATGTGAAGCTGGAGGACCACGTTCATGTCCCTATCTTTCCAGATGGGTTATCACCGGAATCTTACGATGACTACTTACAAGAATATCTGTCCAAGATAGCCATGGAAAGGCTTCCACAAAGCAGACCCTTGTGGGAGATTCATTTGATCAAGTACCCAACAAGTAACGCAGCTGGGACTATAGTATTTAAGCTTCATCATGCACTGGGTGATGGCTTTTCACTCATGGGTGCCTTGTTTTCTTGCTTAAGAAGGGCTGATaacccttctcttcctttaACTTTTCCTTCATCAAAGCAGGGCAAGAGTTCTGATAGCAACAGAGACAGTTTCTTTAAGAAAGTGACTGGGTTTCTCTCAAGGTTCCTCTACACTACCTCTGACTTTGCCTGGAGCATTCTGAAGAGCAGTTTTGTTGAAGATGATCGGACACCAATCAGATCTGGCCATGAGTGGGTGGAGCTCCGGCCTATCAACATTTCAACTGTGACTTTCTCTCTGGaccagatcaaacaaatcaaggACAAGCTTGGTGGGGTAATGTTTCCTTTAACACTCAGCTTTGAGTAATGACAACTTAATTCGATATTAATTGGAATAATTAAGATTGAGCTTgccatttattttttggaagacATATGCTTGTAAGGTGGAAGGTTTCGAGAATGGATCCGCGTTCACCTATACGTATATGTAGAGGCCAACACTTGTCTCACTTACGGTCATTTATGGGTTGATGATAGTTATTTACAGAAATAAAACGGATATGTGGGTGATGAGAATCTGACACTTGAGTTGGCAGATTAAGAGATTATTTTTTCAAGTCCCATCCAACTATCAGgattaagagttttttttttttttttttttttttctgttttttctgtCTGCCGGTGAAAGAAACTCAGGGTTTGTTTTTAATATATGGTATTGTTACTATTGAATTGAAACTTGGCTGTTACTTGGGTTGCAACCAAGTAACTCCAACATCCGGTACTAATTAGAGAAATAGAATCTCAAGGGTAGGGGCAAAAAAATTCacttaaaatgatattttcaaaCTTACGCTtaggattccattcccttgggtgttaCCATGGGATCGCAGCTACTTGGCTACAACCCAGgcaataacaaaaaaatttccattatttaCTACTGCACTGGAGACTTCACATTTATTGGGAGTAATAAACAGAGGACATAATAAATTTTCTAGTGAATTTTGTGTGCAGGTCGTCCATGCTCATGATAAATATATAGATGGTAGTTTATGGAAAACTTTCCTCACTTAACTTTGTGCCTCTTAATGGGTTAATGGGGTTGACcactaaaattttaaaatggaaGAGTCAAGGACATGTTTAGAGATATAAATAAGGTGGACTCGTTCATTCTATCTAATGGTTAGAATGACTAAATCAATCCATCATGTAATAACATGAaggatctggctcctctccaacGTGTTGGACGCTCAACGATGGGGCACTATAGATTAATAATGACCCACCTAAAAAAGTCTAGGACAAAATGATATATACTTAATTTGTTTATATGCTCATCCTTTTCATATGCAGCATTGATGATAGACATGGATAATAGGTAGTATTTTCCAGTGGTAAAATTAAGTTtggaaaaaaattcctaaaagtCTCTTGTAGAAATGTCTAGATTGAGCATATCACAAAAAGATTGTATTGCATCTCTGTGAGTCAAAGATGCTCCTACATGTCTTCCCATTGGTTTACAAATAAGCTAAACCCACGGGATTCTTGCACCTAATAGTTACATCATGAAATGAGGAAATCACCATCCACCAACCGATCTTGGTCGTTGCATGTGTTCAACATTAAAGGTACTGTTTTGTTGTAAGTTGGGATCTTTAATGCTTTTCTTGTGGGTGAGGTATAAGCTATTTAATGGCTATATATGCTCAACCATCCTTGTCTgctagaggccgaggtggcaatgATATATTAGATCCAAACATTACTTCTATCTGTCATatcataaagtcttatataTCTCTAATGTTTCTTTCTACTTATCTTCTACTTGGCCCTACCTTGTATATTTATTTCCTTTGATCAATTGTTTTCACCATGAAGTCAACAATGGTCACTATCAGCTTCTAGGCTTAAGCTCATCTAGTGATTTAATTAAAAGTTTTGCTCATTCTTTCCTcttaattaaattaatccagACTATTAATGATGTCATTACCGGGATAATATTCTACGGAACGCGGCTATACATGCAAATTTCGGGTCCTCAAGATTCTATCAATGCACATTCCACAGCATTGGTGCTGCTAAACACTAGGGTAATCAATAATTATCTATCACTTAAGGAGATGAGCAAACCAGATTCTAAGTCACCATGGGGGAACCAGTTCGGCTTCTTACATGTGTCGATTCCTGATTTGTCGGCGGATGTAGAAATGGCGAACCCTATTGATTTCGTCTACAAAGGACGAGAAATAATTCAGAGGAAGAGAGGGTCATTAGCAGTTTATCTCACTGGCAGACTATTAGAGATGATGAGGAAATTGAGAGGTCCTGAGGTAAGTGATAGTACATCATTAATAAGTAAATTTAGCTAATCTTTTAATACATTGTATATAAGTAGGATCTAAttatttcttctgtttttttttttcacagacAACAGCTCAGTATGTCCATAGAACACTGAAGAACTCAAGCATGACAATCTCAAATATGATTGGGCCAATGGAACAAATGTCATTGGCTGATCATCCTGCTAGGGGTATGTACTTCATGGTGGTTGGAGTACCTCAGGTGAGAGAACTAAAACCTACTAGTGTCTCACAGTATAGGGGAGGGGTATTCATGGGCCGGCCCAATAAGTTAACTCAACCATTGAATTACTTTgcattgtttaaacaataattAAGCCCCAGCCCATGAACCCCTTTTCTTAAATGTCTACTTTGATAATTGTAGAAGGGTCTAATTCAAAATCttaaagtatataaaaaaatcaagaacctAAACAAACCGATTGATATGAGACTATAATTTTAGAAATTTCAATATCTCAGTGTTTCCCCCTCACGTAGTACTCCCACTCACATGTAGCTTTGACATACTTAACTATATACATGGACAAGATAATTTAGAAAGCTCGGACGGGTCAACCTATAAGGCATTAAATAGAGACAGTTCCTCAACTATATAGACACCAAGGACTTGAATAAAGTAGCATGAAAATATAACTCTATAACTTTCAACATCTCAAtagaattttaattatttaaaaaaataataataattgtaatTTAGAAGTTCCTCTATTTATACTTGGCTTGCTTGTCTgttaatacatgaaatgatttgatttggattgCAGAGTCTTACTATAACAATGGTGAGTTACATGGGAAAACTAAAGGTGGCAGTTGGAGTAGAGAAAGACTTCATAAATGAAAAATTGTACATTTCTTGTTTGGAGAAGGCTTTCACAAGGATATTTAAAGCAGCTGTCGTCAGTCCTTGACTTCATGAAGTTAAAGAGGAGGGGACCCTCAACAAAGTGTTCCAAACCTTTCAATACTTTGCACCCACAAACCTTCCATCAGAATTATTAAGTGGTTCCACATCAGGTCACCCTAAGTCCTTTAGTTTCTCTTCATTGTTGAATATGGgttctttgctttttcttttgtccCATAATTTAGAAGCAAATAAATTATTGGTTTGTAGCACTCCTAATGCAATACCGAATGATGTATGATTATATCTGTCTTGGAAGAGTAGCTACTGATTTATCTCATCTCTGGATTGATAAATGTTTagaattttataattatttttcagaaagtaaaaaatgatggaaaactTTTGAGTGTGGATCTCACATGTAGTTTTCCCTCTTCATTTACTTAGAAAGTTAAAAAAGAGACGGAAAACTTGTGAAGCGGATCCATATGCTATGAATTGTGttgacaaagaaaaagaaaaggaagagaaatgaaGGAATAAACATCTTTTAGTGGAGTGAGATTTGAtgggagaataaaaaaaatggaggtCAGGTTGAGAGGGATTCCATGGggggagaaaggaaaagagaggaggagagagattaacACAATTAAATTTTCCCATAATTAGTGACAAATTGGTAGGACTTTGTAAGTGAGTGgatttcatttaaaaataatgaattggataagaaaaaattattacatCACTAATCGAGAAAAAATGCATTTAACGAAATTGATAAATTTCTCACCCCATATTAATACACTTATATTTATGATAATTTATGAGATATAAATACAATTTTCCACTTTTTAATGTCAAACAAAATCAGGGCCTTAAATTTAATAAAAAGTTGATGCTGATATCAAAGGCTTAGGGAAAGAAGGATTTGTACTGTACTTGTTGGCACGATTCTCAGTACACATCTGAAATGATCAACCTTAACCTGGGCTAGGTTAGAGGGGCCAGAACCAAACATGATAACGTACTCTCAAACCATCCCATGCCATTGGATGAGATAAAAGACAATTGTGAtattaaatcatttaaaaaaataataataataataaaaactgattttttaaaaaaatgtgtaAAATCGTACTATTTGAGTCAGGGTCGGGGTCCTCCccacataggggtgtcaattcctaaatcgaactGGTAAAACTGTTGTGGATTAAGTTGATTGAACTCATATCAAACTGAATCGAAggcttattggattggttttagtTTGGCATATTGTAATCCTCTTAACAAATTGAACCACACTAGAAACTAATTGGatctaaaaccaaatcaaaaccaatttaaAAACCAgactgaaaccaaatcaaaccagtaagaaactgaaaatagcccaaaattcattttaaaaatcaaaatttgcataggtatgtatggaaaatcaaatccaaatcgatcaaaaaattgaaaccaacccgattacaaaccgaTACAAAAAATTGaaccgaaatcaaatcaaactggtaaaaaaccaaaaacagcccaaaattcattcaaaaaaaaaaatcaaagtttgcATAGGTCTGTATggaaaaccaaacccaaatcgATTAAAAAACTtaaaccaacccgattacaaactGATACAAGAAATCGAAgtaaaaccgaaaccaaaccaattacaTACTAATacaagaaactgaaataaaatcgaaaccaaactgcaccaaaaccgaaaccaaaattttctgATTAATATGATTTCGATTTCATCATTCCCACattgaaaccgattcaacccaaaTCGAAACTAGGCCAAATCGGACCGTTGATACCTCTATCCCCACATGGGTAGTTACCAATGCAATGAAATCTCTTGTGTATAGCCGTGTCAATTAGGATGGATATTCTGCTTCATTTGTAACTACCCATGTGGAGAGGCACCCCACGTGGATAGAGAATCTGGACTCACCGATACAAGCCATTCCATATTGATATTGTATTGGGATTGGGAGATACCTTCACCTATACCAATTACCAAAACCTACTGggtgtctttttgaaaaaatggagaatttactatcactctccTACACTagcctatatttattaaaatttccCTATCTTTTACTCTCATTTTTAACatcccctgctctttttaaatacctagattaACCCTCATTTTCACCTATGACCTATTACACTTTTTATCACATTGATTAGCTCAAAACATGATTTGAACTGAACCACCTACAAGTTTTGACTCATCCAattaatcatcaaggatattgataTAGTTAATGtgtccttaaagatattatttatttgttattattatttattttgtctcatacaatcatcaaggatgttgtttatttattttattattattattattattattattattattattattattattattattattattattattattattattattattttggtattaTCCATtatcacaaatttagcaatctattttcttattggtatcggtctcaaTCGATACTAATTCAAATTAGTAATCTCAAAGTTACATTCTCCATTAGGGTTGTGACATATGGTTTTAGagattaaaaaagaataagatatGTGTGGTAcccgattggaacatatgataccgatattGATATAAATCgaatacaaaattattcttttttgaatttgcaATATCCttaatgattggatgagacaaaagttattagtggtttggttcaaaacatggtcTGAagcaatcaatttgaaaaagtgTAATAGGTCATAGATGAAAAAGAGGGTtaatctaggtatttaaaagagcagaggaaaaagagatataaaataaaaaacataagaatatcagaaaaaaaaagtaaaagataaaaaaaaaaattaataaatataggccaagtgtaagagagtgaaagaaaatTACCCGAAAAAAATTCCATTGTTTGTTGCTACACCAATACCCTCATTGGGTATCCAAATTCCAAAAGTGACGCAGGTCAGCTTGGCAACCACACCGGCGAGGATATGTTGGTCAATTCATTTCAGTAGAGAGGGTTAATATGTCTTTGTGAAAACCAATTTTCGCGAATCTGGTCTTGAGCGAGATCCAACGGCTCCAATTATGTGTAGGGTTTTGAAGCTAAGCGCTATAACTATAAATCTCTAGCCTCTGGAACTTTACCCTTGTTAGTCTCTCGACTT contains these protein-coding regions:
- the LOC122066639 gene encoding wax ester synthase/diacylglycerol acyltransferase 4-like, with the protein product MEFKGERADGMEEVYDEPVSPTGQYFNSSVLSICILAALESDIPIDTSQTNFLLNTLFIPINPRFSSIMVKDEHGVKQWKKVDVKLEDHVHVPIFPDGLSPESYDDYLQEYLSKIAMERLPQSRPLWEIHLIKYPTSNAAGTIVFKLHHALGDGFSLMGALFSCLRRADNPSLPLTFPSSKQGKSSDSNRDSFFKKVTGFLSRFLYTTSDFAWSILKSSFVEDDRTPIRSGHEWVELRPINISTVTFSLDQIKQIKDKLGGTINDVITGIIFYGTRLYMQISGPQDSINAHSTALVLLNTRVINNYLSLKEMSKPDSKSPWGNQFGFLHVSIPDLSADVEMANPIDFVYKGREIIQRKRGSLAVYLTGRLLEMMRKLRGPETTAQYVHRTLKNSSMTISNMIGPMEQMSLADHPARGMYFMVVGVPQSLTITMVSYMGKLKVAVGVEKDFINEKLYISCLEKAFTRIFKAAVVSP